A genomic segment from Polyangium mundeleinium encodes:
- a CDS encoding energy transducer TonB: MFESAMGRYEGARPHLGTGALLSIGAHALAAVIVFAIPGKKASSNEDEPVVVFQVPPKPAALLGSPGPAAPKPPQAAPPKTPRPKRPQVPILTNELPQVEPTEPEPANEPPAAATGDGATAPDGTGNGGDPNGKPDGVLGGDPTGTGTATPPPEPPPTNTTLSWTSEMGRPVLLAGPAQPPYPSDAARQRLEGTVIAQCVITTEGRLRDCRILKGHPFLDPAVNTTLAQQRYSPMMYGGRPVSVRYILTFKFKLQ; encoded by the coding sequence GTGTTCGAATCGGCCATGGGCCGGTACGAGGGCGCTCGTCCGCACCTCGGCACCGGAGCTCTTCTCTCCATTGGCGCGCACGCGCTCGCGGCCGTCATCGTGTTCGCGATTCCCGGCAAAAAAGCCTCCTCGAACGAGGACGAGCCGGTCGTGGTGTTTCAGGTCCCGCCGAAGCCGGCGGCCTTGCTGGGATCTCCCGGCCCCGCGGCGCCCAAACCCCCGCAGGCCGCGCCGCCGAAGACGCCCCGGCCGAAGCGCCCGCAGGTCCCGATCCTGACGAACGAGCTGCCCCAGGTCGAGCCGACCGAACCCGAACCGGCGAACGAGCCGCCCGCCGCCGCGACCGGGGACGGGGCGACGGCGCCGGACGGGACCGGCAATGGGGGTGATCCGAATGGCAAGCCCGACGGCGTCCTCGGCGGGGATCCGACCGGCACGGGGACCGCGACGCCTCCGCCGGAGCCGCCGCCGACGAACACCACGTTGAGCTGGACCTCCGAGATGGGCCGCCCCGTCCTCCTCGCCGGCCCTGCGCAGCCGCCCTATCCGAGCGACGCGGCGCGCCAGCGGCTCGAAGGCACCGTCATCGCACAATGCGTCATCACCACCGAAGGCAGGCTGCGGGATTGCCGCATCCTCAAAGGGCACCCGTTCCTCGACCCCGCGGTGAACACGACGCTCGCGCAGCAGCGTTACAGCCCGATGATGTACGGCGGCCGGCCCGTCAGCGTGCGTTACATCCTCACGTTCAAATTCAAGCTGCAGTGA
- a CDS encoding esterase/lipase family protein, giving the protein MRWNIGLGVRLGRAAAFGAAMFASAFISGCGGESPNQLAAAEETSTSAANGYTDTYTQTKFPIVLCHGMAGFDELFGVVDYFHGIESSLASGGARVFVTQVPAFSSTEARGEELLQQVEEIVAVTGAKKVNLIGHSHGGLDIRYVATMRPDLVASVTSVGSPHHGADLADFLRDNMTEGGFSEAVLSLFANSLGTILGLLSGQTSPQNSVAALESLSSEGAAAYNATYGAGLPAAWCGEGAHVVNGIRYFSWSGTSKVTNVLDVSDYPMGLTGILYDDANDGLVGRCSSHLGDVIRDDYKMNHLDEVNQLFGITAPFQTSPKSVFRAHANRLKTLGL; this is encoded by the coding sequence ATGCGCTGGAACATTGGCTTGGGAGTTCGGTTGGGTCGGGCGGCGGCGTTCGGCGCGGCGATGTTCGCGTCGGCCTTCATCAGCGGGTGTGGCGGCGAGTCGCCGAACCAGCTCGCGGCGGCGGAGGAGACGTCGACGTCGGCGGCCAATGGGTACACCGACACGTACACGCAGACGAAATTCCCCATCGTGCTTTGCCACGGCATGGCGGGCTTCGACGAGCTGTTCGGCGTGGTGGACTATTTCCACGGCATCGAGTCGTCGCTCGCGTCGGGCGGCGCGCGTGTCTTCGTGACGCAGGTGCCCGCGTTCTCGTCCACCGAGGCGCGCGGCGAGGAGCTCCTCCAGCAGGTCGAGGAGATCGTCGCGGTCACGGGCGCCAAGAAGGTGAACCTCATCGGCCATAGCCACGGCGGCCTCGACATCCGGTACGTCGCCACGATGCGGCCCGACCTCGTCGCGAGCGTGACGAGCGTGGGCTCGCCGCACCACGGCGCCGACCTCGCCGATTTCCTCCGCGACAACATGACGGAAGGCGGGTTCTCCGAGGCCGTGCTCTCGCTCTTCGCGAACTCGCTCGGGACGATCCTCGGCCTGCTCTCCGGCCAGACGAGCCCGCAGAATTCCGTGGCCGCGCTGGAGTCGCTCTCGTCCGAAGGCGCCGCGGCGTACAACGCGACCTACGGCGCGGGCCTGCCGGCCGCGTGGTGCGGCGAGGGCGCGCACGTGGTGAACGGGATCCGGTATTTCTCGTGGTCCGGCACCTCGAAGGTGACGAACGTGCTCGACGTCTCCGATTACCCGATGGGCCTCACGGGCATCCTCTACGACGACGCAAACGACGGGCTCGTCGGCCGCTGCAGCTCGCACCTCGGCGACGTCATCCGCGACGATTACAAGATGAACCACCTCGACGAGGTGAACCAGCTCTTCGGCATCACGGCGCCCTTCCAGACGAGCCCGAAGTCGGTCTTCCGCGCCCACGCGAACCGCCTGAAGACCCTCGGCCTCTGA
- a CDS encoding lipase secretion chaperone: MNRRRIATGFALVTLVAAAGIGAWKRGGDEPARAAETTAETRGGDPKSATRKTSAPPVRRAEANVDTREKSPFKEKARSLRGTDEDGALRVGPDGSLLLGPEILRLFDYYFTTEGEESDETIRARILAAIRERASGPAALQAAALLDQYLAYRKDKDGLALPKDEEADPTARLEALKKLRRKHFGEETADALFGDEEHEGEVAAEASRIRQDETLTADEREQRVAELEASLPKGAREAREAATLPLRARAEADAMRAEGATDEDVYTKRVETLGVEAADRLTELDAQRAAWKARIEAFRKERDTLAAKTQDEAAFKAAEQALLDRSFTPLEQRRVRATLAMSSK; this comes from the coding sequence GTGAACCGCCGCCGCATCGCCACGGGGTTCGCCCTCGTCACGCTCGTCGCCGCCGCCGGCATCGGCGCGTGGAAACGAGGCGGGGACGAACCCGCGCGCGCGGCCGAGACGACGGCCGAGACGCGCGGCGGCGACCCGAAAAGCGCGACTCGAAAAACCTCGGCGCCGCCTGTCCGACGCGCCGAGGCGAACGTCGACACCCGCGAAAAGAGCCCCTTCAAGGAAAAAGCCCGCTCGCTGCGCGGCACGGACGAGGACGGGGCCTTGCGCGTCGGGCCCGACGGATCCCTCCTCCTCGGTCCGGAGATCCTGCGCCTCTTCGATTACTACTTCACCACCGAGGGCGAGGAGAGCGACGAGACGATCCGCGCCCGGATCCTGGCAGCCATTCGCGAGCGGGCCTCTGGCCCGGCCGCGCTCCAGGCCGCGGCGCTGCTCGATCAGTATCTCGCGTATCGAAAAGACAAGGACGGCCTCGCGCTGCCGAAGGACGAGGAGGCCGATCCGACGGCGCGGCTCGAAGCGCTGAAGAAGCTCCGGCGCAAGCATTTCGGCGAGGAGACGGCGGACGCGCTCTTCGGCGACGAGGAGCACGAGGGCGAGGTGGCCGCCGAAGCGAGCCGCATTCGTCAGGACGAAACGCTGACGGCGGACGAGCGGGAGCAAAGGGTCGCCGAGCTCGAAGCGAGCTTGCCAAAAGGGGCGCGCGAGGCGCGGGAAGCCGCGACGTTGCCGCTCCGCGCGCGCGCCGAGGCGGATGCGATGCGCGCGGAAGGGGCGACGGACGAGGACGTGTACACGAAGCGCGTCGAGACGCTCGGCGTGGAGGCGGCCGACAGGCTGACCGAGCTCGACGCGCAGCGCGCAGCGTGGAAAGCGCGGATCGAAGCATTCCGGAAGGAGCGCGACACGCTCGCCGCGAAGACGCAGGACGAGGCCGCGTTCAAGGCCGCCGAGCAAGCGCTGCTCGATCGCTCGTTCACGCCGCTCGAACAGCGCAGGGTGCGGGCGACCTTGGCCATGTCGAGCAAGTGA
- the thiD gene encoding bifunctional hydroxymethylpyrimidine kinase/phosphomethylpyrimidine kinase has translation MQGRVLIVAGSDSGGGAGIQADLKAVTALGAFGATAITALTAQNTRGVFGVFPVPPAFLAQQMSLVLEDIGADAIKTGMLHSAEVIDVVADVHERLAKDVPLVVDPVMVAKGGAPLLLPEAREALIGRLLPRATLITPNVPEAEVLAGQTIDSVSAMRRVASALLALGPKAVLLKGGHLEGAKVTDVLVTASGERLFEDDRIETTSTHGTGCTLASAIAAGIAQGLGMEAAITRARRYLRLAILKAPGLGHGHGPLNHAVTVAPFD, from the coding sequence ATGCAAGGGCGTGTGCTCATCGTGGCTGGCTCGGACTCGGGCGGCGGGGCCGGTATCCAGGCGGATCTCAAGGCCGTGACGGCGCTCGGCGCGTTCGGGGCGACCGCAATCACGGCGCTCACCGCGCAGAACACGCGCGGCGTCTTCGGGGTGTTTCCGGTCCCGCCCGCGTTCCTCGCGCAGCAGATGAGCCTCGTGCTCGAGGACATCGGCGCCGACGCGATCAAGACCGGCATGCTGCATTCGGCCGAGGTGATCGACGTCGTCGCCGACGTGCACGAGCGCCTCGCGAAGGACGTCCCGCTCGTCGTCGATCCCGTGATGGTGGCCAAGGGCGGCGCGCCGCTCCTGCTCCCGGAGGCGCGGGAGGCGCTCATCGGCCGACTTTTGCCGCGCGCGACGCTGATCACGCCGAACGTGCCGGAGGCCGAAGTCCTTGCTGGACAAACGATCGACTCCGTCTCCGCGATGCGTCGCGTGGCCTCCGCGCTGCTCGCGCTCGGGCCGAAGGCGGTGCTCTTGAAGGGCGGACACCTCGAAGGGGCGAAGGTCACGGACGTGCTCGTCACGGCTTCGGGAGAACGGCTCTTCGAGGACGATCGCATCGAGACCACCTCGACGCACGGGACGGGATGCACGCTCGCCTCGGCGATCGCCGCGGGGATCGCGCAGGGGCTCGGGATGGAAGCGGCCATCACGCGGGCGCGGCGGTACCTCCGGCTCGCGATCCTGAAGGCGCCGGGCCTCGGGCACGGGCACGGGCCTTTGAATCACGCGGTGACGGTCGCGCCCTTCGACTGA